A genomic segment from Candidatus Binatia bacterium encodes:
- the cmr1 gene encoding type III-B CRISPR module RAMP protein Cmr1: MKSQETLEAQLRIVTPVFCAGAEQNGASEIRPFSIRGALRWWYRAVAGDSLKEEASVFGATTGNGTASPIALQLGSWLSEETPLDDRLQPKRAPESGAAYLGYTLYLGSNNRKAVTPGKEPVTLRLRWNWKPASSERQQYIRRAWAASLWLFGHLGGLGTRARRGFGTLALENWTGWEEETGLLGTAHGAASPEQWKERFDSGFQKIGQWFPAPTGALHQHVSQNLQVYLWRTGKRSWDQALDEIGKVFQDFRRRPEIHRPELLAAFGLPIRFRRHPARFARPEKFNRAASPLQIRVVPIGSNYHPMVWRAAGPLVPKQELRLSYSGHYSDQPPREWDRALEQFLDHIRPHCV; encoded by the coding sequence ATGAAGAGCCAAGAAACACTAGAGGCACAACTTCGCATCGTCACACCAGTGTTCTGTGCTGGCGCGGAGCAGAACGGTGCGTCCGAAATCCGCCCCTTCAGTATTCGCGGGGCGCTGCGCTGGTGGTATCGGGCAGTTGCGGGAGATTCCCTTAAGGAAGAGGCTTCTGTATTCGGCGCTACGACCGGCAACGGCACGGCCTCTCCGATCGCTCTGCAACTCGGGTCCTGGCTTTCCGAAGAAACTCCTCTGGACGACCGATTGCAACCAAAAAGGGCACCGGAGTCAGGGGCAGCGTACCTGGGCTACACCTTGTACCTCGGCAGCAACAACAGAAAGGCGGTGACTCCGGGTAAAGAGCCAGTCACCCTCCGACTCCGGTGGAATTGGAAGCCCGCGTCAAGTGAGAGGCAGCAATACATCCGGAGGGCCTGGGCTGCGTCGTTGTGGCTTTTCGGTCACCTGGGCGGCTTGGGCACTCGGGCACGTCGCGGCTTCGGCACCCTCGCGTTGGAAAATTGGACCGGCTGGGAGGAGGAAACGGGTCTACTCGGCACCGCACACGGGGCCGCGTCGCCAGAGCAATGGAAGGAGCGCTTCGACAGCGGATTCCAAAAGATTGGTCAATGGTTTCCGGCACCGACCGGCGCTTTGCATCAGCACGTGAGCCAGAACCTGCAAGTGTATCTGTGGAGAACGGGCAAGCGGAGCTGGGATCAGGCTCTCGACGAAATCGGGAAGGTTTTCCAAGACTTTCGGAGAAGACCGGAAATTCATCGGCCGGAGCTTCTTGCCGCCTTTGGGTTGCCCATTCGTTTCCGCCGCCACCCTGCCCGGTTCGCGCGGCCGGAGAAGTTCAATCGCGCGGCCTCGCCGTTGCAAATTCGGGTGGTTCCAATCGGGAGCAACTACCACCCGATGGTCTGGCGCGCGGCAGGCCCACTCGTGCCAAAGCAAGAGCTCCGGCTGTCGTACTCAGGCCATTACTCGGACCAGCCGCCGAGAGAGTGGGATCGCGCCCTTGAGCAGTTCCTCGACCACATCCGACCGCACTGCGTCTGA
- the cas6 gene encoding CRISPR system precrRNA processing endoribonuclease RAMP protein Cas6, with translation MTELPRLHVWLVHYEVTRAGVLPPLPTTALHGALARTLYDDVCVAPARLHCDGCPAQLSCAYPTLFEPTASNGARARPFGVTTEPPRPLAIAPDKPFLPTSERPFAVKRGDILTFRIVATGCVWQYWKALRKALQRVGHRGLGPHGSRATLELAEVVELTKLLPTEPVQEVTLSFVTPLRIKHQGRIASQLDPSMLFEAIVRRARLLSLFEAQPWEPPAEWQQLAGSLHSVADLRLVRVGRYSGRQGRWMLWPGLVGTMRLSGDAVNELLPLLHFGSLAQIGKASTFGFGRYDLGQLRYSRTGADAGGVA, from the coding sequence ATGACCGAACTCCCGCGCCTGCACGTTTGGCTCGTCCACTACGAAGTCACCCGTGCAGGGGTTTTGCCGCCACTGCCAACAACCGCACTGCACGGCGCTCTTGCGCGGACTTTGTACGACGACGTTTGCGTTGCTCCGGCGCGCCTCCACTGCGACGGCTGTCCAGCGCAGCTTTCGTGTGCATATCCGACCCTCTTCGAGCCGACCGCCAGCAATGGCGCACGAGCGCGGCCTTTCGGCGTCACCACGGAGCCGCCGAGGCCCTTAGCGATCGCACCAGACAAACCGTTTCTTCCCACAAGCGAACGCCCCTTCGCCGTCAAGAGGGGCGACATCCTCACCTTCCGGATCGTCGCTACAGGCTGCGTGTGGCAATACTGGAAGGCGCTCCGCAAAGCCTTGCAACGTGTCGGCCACCGTGGTCTCGGGCCCCATGGCTCGCGAGCGACCTTGGAGTTGGCGGAAGTGGTCGAGTTGACCAAACTGCTGCCGACGGAGCCGGTGCAGGAGGTCACGCTGAGCTTTGTTACTCCGCTGCGCATCAAACATCAGGGACGGATTGCCTCGCAGCTCGATCCGTCCATGCTTTTCGAAGCCATCGTCCGGCGGGCGCGTTTGCTGTCGCTATTCGAAGCCCAGCCTTGGGAGCCGCCAGCCGAGTGGCAGCAGCTCGCCGGTTCCTTGCACTCGGTTGCCGACCTGCGTTTAGTGCGGGTCGGCCGTTACTCCGGCCGGCAAGGGCGGTGGATGTTATGGCCCGGATTGGTCGGGACGATGCGACTCAGCGGCGATGCTGTAAATGAGCTGCTTCCCTTGTTGCACTTCGGTTCACTGGCACAAATTGGCAAAGCATCCACGTTCGGCTTCGGACGCTACGATCTCGGCCAACTGCGGTACTCCCGTACGGGAGCTGACGCCGGCGGGGTGGCCTAA
- a CDS encoding TM1812 family CRISPR-associated protein, which translates to MGKTILLSALGKGNYSKRDYEYHDRTYTTSYAPVATAALAFEPEERADLSVRLLSTTEAKEKHFGGIQQAFRDLNIEDVEFREVPEGADLQGTSTILRTLVDVVPPDETASVAADVSLGFRHLPLLYVAALAYLVGLTGIRVRGIYYGAADLVPPPEACPILDLTRVFEFLQWYQALAALSETGRAQGLAKVLRHHVRNLFVSSPGTPTPSRTLSSLRDAAESLATPLACGLPLESGMAATKLLALLGRAAQEAPDEGLFAGQKLAGIVQSWALDAAVENKRNVALTEGELRRQWAFIRWCFEHNDFANCFEALREWVVNLVLWRQGRTANWLDYDSQRKPAERLLNALSYRVRNNFGQCTATQRALASTWDKISEKRNLLAHAGMKATEVKVAPQPVAALLQEAEELLTSVTEMDVRLVGTRTVLVAALGRSPGALFTALHHVRPQMLIVLTSQESVARLEATLAAADATTIETLPVVLEDPYRAFRQAERVIEQCRPSLLVASRLVVNLTGGTTAMQYLAERVADEAKRLGTPVQRVAVLDERPQAAQQADPFQLGAIEWIDGPPESHGSNSSA; encoded by the coding sequence ATGGGAAAGACGATCCTCCTCAGTGCGCTCGGCAAAGGGAATTATTCTAAGCGCGACTACGAATACCACGACCGGACATACACTACCTCCTACGCACCTGTGGCAACGGCAGCCTTGGCTTTCGAGCCAGAAGAGAGGGCCGACTTGTCCGTGCGCCTGCTCAGTACAACCGAAGCAAAGGAAAAGCACTTCGGCGGCATTCAACAGGCTTTCCGCGACTTAAACATCGAAGACGTGGAATTTCGGGAAGTTCCGGAAGGAGCTGACCTCCAGGGCACCTCAACCATCTTACGAACCCTCGTCGATGTTGTTCCACCCGATGAAACGGCGAGCGTGGCGGCGGATGTGAGCCTCGGCTTTCGCCATCTCCCTCTGCTTTATGTTGCGGCTTTGGCGTACTTGGTTGGACTCACTGGCATACGCGTCCGCGGAATTTACTACGGCGCCGCGGACCTAGTCCCGCCGCCAGAAGCCTGCCCCATTCTCGACCTGACTCGGGTTTTCGAGTTCCTCCAGTGGTACCAGGCGCTGGCAGCACTCAGCGAGACTGGCCGGGCACAAGGGCTGGCTAAAGTTCTGCGCCATCACGTGCGCAACTTGTTCGTTTCGTCTCCCGGGACGCCGACCCCTTCCCGCACGCTATCTTCACTGCGCGACGCGGCGGAATCCTTGGCAACTCCTCTTGCCTGCGGGCTTCCGCTCGAGTCCGGCATGGCCGCGACGAAGCTGCTGGCTCTTCTCGGTCGAGCTGCGCAGGAAGCCCCCGATGAGGGGTTGTTTGCCGGCCAGAAGTTAGCCGGAATTGTGCAAAGTTGGGCGCTCGATGCCGCTGTGGAGAACAAGCGCAACGTGGCGCTCACAGAGGGAGAATTGCGCCGGCAGTGGGCGTTTATCCGCTGGTGCTTTGAGCACAACGACTTTGCCAACTGCTTCGAGGCCTTGCGCGAGTGGGTCGTGAACCTTGTACTGTGGCGACAAGGTAGAACCGCGAATTGGCTCGACTACGACTCGCAGCGCAAGCCAGCGGAACGGCTTCTCAACGCGCTGAGCTACCGCGTCCGGAACAACTTTGGGCAGTGCACTGCGACTCAAAGGGCGTTGGCCAGCACTTGGGACAAGATTTCGGAAAAGCGCAATTTACTCGCCCATGCGGGGATGAAGGCAACGGAAGTCAAAGTGGCTCCACAGCCGGTGGCGGCTCTACTTCAGGAAGCCGAAGAGCTTCTCACGAGTGTCACCGAAATGGATGTTCGACTTGTCGGCACACGGACTGTACTCGTGGCTGCCTTGGGGCGATCGCCGGGAGCCTTGTTTACCGCGCTTCACCATGTGCGGCCACAAATGCTCATCGTGTTGACCTCTCAGGAGAGTGTCGCACGGCTGGAGGCAACCTTAGCTGCTGCAGACGCAACAACGATCGAGACCCTACCCGTTGTTTTGGAAGATCCTTACCGCGCATTTCGCCAAGCCGAACGTGTGATCGAGCAGTGCCGCCCTTCCCTCCTTGTCGCCAGCAGGCTGGTGGTCAATCTCACCGGCGGTACGACCGCCATGCAGTACCTCGCCGAGCGGGTTGCAGACGAGGCAAAACGGCTAGGAACACCGGTGCAACGGGTTGCCGTGTTAGATGAACGGCCGCAAGCAGCGCAGCAGGCGGATCCTTTCCAACTCGGTGCCATCGAATGGATCGATGGACCTCCAGAGTCACACGGTTCCAACTCCTCGGCGTGA
- a CDS encoding VWA-like domain-containing protein, producing MPGSDEKTVQAALRALHNARALLVSRLPYYAHAAFALRFVPSDRVATLGVRRDWALEFSPRFVLQQSEAVLAGLLYHEILHPLRRHHERMVAALVGRGIVIDEHSLLLANIAADLEIADDIEEESFDLPRQAIRPSLFFSLPRGLILEEYLAQLLRGEPDRDSVHVLRIRFEDGSAQRVRLPFRVSLKRDLLDGDDIDAFPEHEREQIRKITASRILDSGGRGTIPKGARRWAAKILCPATLDPLLIVFSFFRYGMQLAHGRARRSFRRLSRRPAPGILRPGWVAPRPKTAVIIDTSGSMTDELLGIAVNEAQALVLRSLHSLGTREVHLIACDADVHTSQRVDVRRLGEFLRGGGGTDLRVAFDAAVKERCDNIVVFTDGETPWPELPPPANTLTVLLGFGASGPDWPERTGVFIHRQVAIQLGQKFR from the coding sequence GTGCCGGGGTCTGACGAAAAGACGGTCCAAGCGGCGCTGCGTGCGCTCCACAACGCGCGCGCCCTACTCGTGAGTCGCCTTCCATATTATGCACACGCGGCCTTCGCCTTACGCTTCGTGCCTTCGGACCGCGTGGCCACGCTCGGTGTACGGCGCGATTGGGCGTTGGAATTTTCTCCCCGGTTCGTGCTTCAGCAAAGCGAAGCTGTACTTGCGGGGCTCCTCTACCACGAAATTTTGCATCCACTTCGGCGCCACCACGAGCGGATGGTCGCGGCGCTCGTCGGTCGGGGCATCGTGATCGACGAACACAGCCTGCTCTTGGCAAATATTGCTGCCGACTTGGAGATTGCCGATGATATTGAGGAAGAATCCTTTGATTTACCGCGGCAAGCGATTCGTCCTTCGTTGTTCTTCTCGTTGCCGCGCGGCTTGATCCTCGAGGAGTACCTGGCGCAGCTGCTCCGCGGAGAACCCGATCGCGACAGCGTGCACGTTCTGCGAATCCGCTTTGAAGACGGCTCGGCCCAGCGCGTTAGACTGCCCTTCCGCGTTTCCCTGAAGCGGGACCTTTTGGACGGCGACGACATCGACGCGTTTCCCGAGCACGAACGCGAGCAAATACGGAAGATTACAGCGAGTAGGATTCTTGACTCCGGAGGCAGGGGTACGATCCCGAAGGGAGCGCGCCGCTGGGCGGCGAAAATTCTCTGTCCGGCGACGCTGGACCCATTGCTCATCGTGTTCAGTTTTTTCCGTTACGGGATGCAGCTTGCGCATGGTCGGGCACGGCGTTCGTTCCGCCGCTTATCGCGCCGGCCGGCTCCGGGCATTCTAAGGCCTGGCTGGGTGGCGCCACGACCGAAGACTGCGGTGATCATCGACACCTCGGGATCCATGACCGATGAACTCCTCGGTATCGCCGTGAACGAAGCCCAGGCGTTGGTGCTCCGCTCCCTCCATTCGCTGGGCACGAGAGAAGTGCATCTCATCGCGTGCGACGCCGACGTGCACACGAGCCAGCGTGTCGACGTGCGTCGCTTGGGGGAGTTTTTGCGGGGAGGTGGCGGCACGGATTTGCGGGTCGCCTTCGATGCTGCAGTGAAAGAGAGATGCGATAACATCGTCGTGTTTACCGACGGCGAAACTCCCTGGCCTGAACTGCCTCCGCCGGCCAACACGCTGACAGTGCTCCTGGGCTTTGGGGCTTCCGGCCCTGACTGGCCGGAGCGCACGGGCGTCTTCATCCATCGGCAAGTTGCGATCCAATTGGGTCAAAAGTTCCGGTAG
- a CDS encoding ATP-binding protein produces the protein MAQIDEILQRYYTARIPTILWGPPGVGKTSTIEAFARRLGLKLIIPTVRTAEDFAVPVPSADGVRTMPVNDFIEAASLKEGIVFIDELSTLYEDAQAGILRFLDSGLVGGRRISPNVWRVCASNRPEDAVNGTYLRAPTSSRLAHVEFPVPPEEWAKGFASYWGNPPKIGNLDELAWGEERARVATFIGQWRPNLLVQIPRDEVAQSGPFPTPRTWDYGSRLAASLGSNPKRDEIVEAYATLVGEGAASEYGSWWSNARELPSPAEILAAPRKWPIPKRGDLKFAAILGAAVLASSRKDYGAWLACWEAIDYLAKNSTLDVLVPAVLTLCECRQEEWDYPRYGTRYLEPLLRAQRAGV, from the coding sequence ATGGCTCAAATCGATGAAATTTTGCAGCGGTATTACACGGCGCGGATTCCGACGATTTTGTGGGGGCCACCCGGCGTCGGGAAAACCTCCACCATCGAGGCCTTTGCTAGGCGGCTGGGGCTCAAACTCATCATCCCAACGGTTCGGACGGCGGAAGATTTCGCGGTTCCCGTCCCCTCGGCTGATGGCGTGCGCACGATGCCCGTGAACGACTTTATCGAAGCGGCCAGCTTAAAAGAGGGCATCGTCTTCATTGACGAACTGAGCACCCTTTACGAAGATGCCCAAGCCGGGATTCTACGGTTCCTCGACTCCGGGCTCGTAGGCGGCCGGCGAATTTCGCCGAACGTGTGGCGCGTCTGTGCTTCCAACCGACCCGAGGATGCGGTGAACGGCACATACCTTAGGGCTCCGACCTCGTCGCGTCTTGCACACGTGGAATTTCCCGTCCCGCCGGAGGAATGGGCAAAGGGGTTCGCTTCGTATTGGGGCAACCCACCAAAGATTGGCAACCTCGACGAACTGGCGTGGGGGGAAGAGCGGGCGCGTGTGGCGACTTTCATCGGCCAGTGGCGACCGAACTTGCTAGTGCAAATTCCGAGAGATGAGGTGGCGCAGTCGGGCCCCTTTCCCACGCCGCGCACTTGGGATTACGGGTCGCGCCTCGCCGCGAGCCTGGGCTCCAACCCGAAGCGGGATGAAATTGTGGAGGCATACGCCACTCTGGTCGGCGAAGGCGCTGCGAGCGAGTACGGTTCGTGGTGGAGCAACGCGCGCGAGTTGCCGTCCCCGGCAGAGATCCTCGCTGCTCCGCGCAAGTGGCCGATTCCGAAGCGCGGCGATCTTAAGTTCGCCGCCATCCTCGGTGCAGCAGTGCTTGCTTCGTCACGCAAAGATTACGGCGCGTGGCTGGCCTGCTGGGAAGCGATCGATTACCTGGCGAAAAACTCGACGCTCGACGTACTCGTACCTGCGGTGCTGACCCTATGCGAATGTAGGCAAGAGGAGTGGGACTACCCGAGATACGGCACCCGGTATCTCGAGCCGCTGCTGAGGGCGCAACGTGCCGGGGTCTGA
- a CDS encoding alpha/beta fold hydrolase encodes MFRQLLEQAEHRARIDARRAFLRFLNGMDWLLRDPKTVVGRTPHTVVLRKGKLEVRKYHLGSVTMRYRTPVVLVPPLMVKPFIYDLFPGRSLVEFLLEHGFQPYVVDFGEPDEADQLVRLDHYVLDWLPATCAAVRRDAQSEELTMLGYCMGGVFCLMYVAAHHDAYVRNLVCIATPVDMSKMGLLAWVAKLAGRQVETLARQIGNVPGGLSSTAFRLLTPMKNFTRYTDLFLNLWNHEYVTGFEAMNQWVSQFVDYPRDAFVQFTRDFMQQNKLVRGQLTLGGRVVQLRDVQSSMLVFAGKSDQVAPPPSVRALMDRVGSRDKTFVLVPAGHMGILAGASAPKQVWQPMVKWLAPRSEEVLAQPTRQRRAKATRGVSANSAAKRAAGGRR; translated from the coding sequence ATGTTTCGCCAACTTTTGGAGCAAGCTGAGCACCGTGCCAGGATCGATGCCCGTCGGGCCTTTTTGCGTTTTCTCAATGGCATGGATTGGTTGCTCCGGGACCCGAAGACGGTGGTGGGGCGAACGCCGCACACGGTCGTGCTCCGAAAGGGCAAACTAGAGGTGCGGAAGTATCACCTGGGGTCCGTGACAATGCGCTACCGAACACCAGTGGTCCTGGTGCCGCCGCTAATGGTGAAGCCGTTCATCTACGACCTCTTTCCTGGTCGAAGCCTCGTGGAGTTTCTCCTGGAACATGGTTTCCAGCCTTATGTTGTCGACTTCGGCGAACCTGATGAGGCGGATCAACTGGTCCGGCTCGACCATTACGTGCTCGACTGGCTACCGGCTACCTGTGCAGCGGTTCGGAGGGATGCGCAGAGTGAGGAACTCACGATGCTCGGGTACTGCATGGGCGGGGTATTCTGTCTCATGTACGTAGCGGCCCATCATGACGCCTACGTTCGGAACCTGGTGTGCATCGCCACGCCAGTCGATATGAGCAAAATGGGCCTTTTGGCCTGGGTCGCCAAGCTCGCTGGCCGGCAGGTGGAAACGCTTGCACGACAAATCGGTAATGTACCCGGTGGGCTATCGAGCACCGCCTTTCGTCTGCTCACCCCGATGAAGAACTTCACCCGTTACACGGATCTGTTTCTGAACCTTTGGAATCACGAATACGTCACCGGCTTCGAGGCGATGAATCAGTGGGTAAGCCAATTTGTCGACTACCCGCGGGACGCCTTCGTGCAGTTCACGCGCGACTTCATGCAGCAAAACAAACTCGTGCGCGGTCAGCTCACTCTCGGCGGCCGCGTAGTTCAGCTTCGCGACGTTCAGAGCTCGATGCTGGTGTTTGCGGGCAAATCCGACCAAGTTGCTCCGCCGCCTTCGGTTCGCGCACTCATGGATCGAGTGGGCAGCCGCGACAAGACTTTTGTTCTCGTCCCAGCGGGGCACATGGGAATTTTGGCGGGCGCTTCGGCCCCCAAGCAAGTTTGGCAGCCGATGGTGAAGTGGCTCGCGCCGCGATCGGAAGAAGTGCTCGCGCAGCCAACCCGGCAACGAAGAGCCAAGGCAACACGGGGCGTCAGCGCAAATAGCGCTGCAAAGCGAGCGGCGGGAGGACGGAGGTAA
- a CDS encoding Slp family lipoprotein, producing the protein MRAVLSLVLSLFLLACSGRMPQTLRAGEASPLSLSEALTGRGVGERVRWGGTIAIVHVRERETCLEIVARRLDSSARPIVEDASEGRFWACRSDFLDPEIYVRGRSITVVGVLRELHKGSIGERSYRFPVVQAEELKLWPVVARRTTQCACPASYVVDPWLWGPPYWWPSWYGGKLHR; encoded by the coding sequence ATGAGGGCCGTACTGTCGCTCGTTCTTTCGCTGTTCCTGCTGGCTTGTAGTGGCCGCATGCCGCAAACATTGCGGGCAGGGGAGGCTTCACCGTTGAGCTTGAGTGAGGCTTTGACGGGCCGTGGGGTAGGGGAGCGAGTTCGTTGGGGCGGTACAATTGCCATTGTTCATGTGCGCGAGCGGGAGACGTGCTTGGAAATCGTGGCGCGGCGGCTCGATTCTTCTGCGCGTCCGATTGTGGAAGACGCCAGCGAAGGTCGCTTTTGGGCATGCCGGAGCGACTTTCTCGACCCGGAGATTTATGTCCGGGGCCGCAGCATCACGGTCGTCGGTGTGCTCCGCGAGCTGCACAAGGGGAGCATCGGCGAACGGTCGTATCGATTCCCCGTAGTCCAGGCGGAAGAACTCAAACTGTGGCCAGTGGTTGCAAGGCGAACCACCCAGTGCGCGTGCCCCGCGTCCTATGTTGTCGACCCGTGGCTTTGGGGCCCTCCGTACTGGTGGCCATCCTGGTACGGCGGGAAACTGCATCGCTAG
- a CDS encoding YkgJ family cysteine cluster protein produces MAELCTACGACCRVIYVDQSPAEIRAIAQLTRVLGIPSDMQFAAEHWRPLTREEAMQRNPFYTRQLPADAHLYTCDQLGEDGKCRAYETRPLVCRGYPWYGKRPEPIPLADPECGYRVELPDPGDEPKDLRDEDAEEDR; encoded by the coding sequence ATGGCTGAACTGTGTACTGCATGCGGCGCCTGTTGTCGGGTGATTTACGTTGACCAGTCGCCGGCCGAAATCCGGGCAATTGCTCAGCTCACACGGGTGCTCGGAATCCCGTCGGACATGCAGTTTGCCGCGGAGCATTGGCGGCCATTAACGCGCGAAGAGGCGATGCAACGGAACCCGTTTTATACGCGACAACTCCCAGCCGACGCGCACCTGTACACCTGCGACCAATTGGGGGAGGACGGGAAATGTCGCGCTTACGAGACGCGTCCCCTAGTCTGTCGCGGCTACCCTTGGTACGGGAAGCGCCCGGAGCCGATCCCCTTGGCTGACCCGGAATGTGGCTATCGGGTAGAACTGCCAGATCCAGGAGACGAGCCGAAAGATCTTCGTGACGAGGACGCTGAGGAGGATCGCTAG